The following are encoded together in the Desulfovibrio desulfuricans DSM 642 genome:
- a CDS encoding 4Fe-4S binding protein, translating into MLHEIVARPCLRLRALQWCNRAVLFASTLFLGEWALFGVFRCPFVVPFVSCQNCPVITCPGQAARMFWGFWGIWLAVAVLFGKAFCGWLCPGQLVSRALALNPFRFGPNPAGVANFRWARYLVLAAGLTAWFVLGQPRVDVPIRVGEFWPSAWLTWKHAFPMWDLRLLVTLGGLALGLVVLMCWCRFVCPFGAALEVARKFAPFRFYRTEQCNDCDKCRRVCVMRTRPGEENCTNCGDCAGSCPTDCIRFGVKGRK; encoded by the coding sequence ATGTTGCATGAAATTGTCGCCCGCCCCTGCCTGCGCTTGAGGGCGCTCCAGTGGTGTAACCGCGCGGTACTGTTTGCCTCCACGCTGTTTTTGGGCGAGTGGGCCTTGTTTGGCGTGTTTCGCTGCCCCTTTGTTGTGCCCTTTGTGAGTTGCCAGAATTGCCCGGTCATTACCTGTCCCGGTCAGGCCGCACGCATGTTCTGGGGATTCTGGGGCATATGGCTGGCGGTGGCGGTCCTGTTTGGCAAGGCTTTTTGCGGCTGGCTGTGCCCTGGGCAGCTTGTGAGCCGGGCGCTTGCGCTCAATCCTTTTCGTTTTGGCCCCAACCCTGCGGGCGTGGCGAATTTTCGCTGGGCGCGATATCTGGTGCTGGCGGCGGGGCTGACAGCCTGGTTTGTTCTGGGGCAGCCGCGCGTGGACGTGCCCATCCGTGTGGGGGAATTTTGGCCTTCTGCATGGCTTACGTGGAAGCATGCTTTCCCCATGTGGGATTTGCGTCTGCTTGTCACCTTGGGCGGGCTGGCGTTGGGGCTGGTTGTGCTGATGTGCTGGTGCCGGTTTGTCTGCCCTTTTGGCGCGGCGCTGGAGGTTGCGCGCAAGTTTGCTCCGTTCCGTTTTTATAGAACGGAGCAGTGCAATGATTGCGACAAGTGCAGGCGGGTTTGCGTTATGCGGACGAGGCCGGGCGAGGAGAATTGCACCAATTGCGGCGATTGCGCGGGGAGTTGCCCCACGGATTGCATCCGTTTTGGTGTGAAGGGCCGAAAGTAG
- a CDS encoding P-II family nitrogen regulator: MKLIIAYTRPESLQQVKQELYQRNIYAMSITNILGAGRQKGYVEMYRGIATEVNLLKKIRLELAVPDETVKTAIEAIMTGARTGKEGDGVVFVLDVAENYRIRTGESM, encoded by the coding sequence ATGAAGCTGATTATCGCATATACCCGCCCTGAAAGCCTCCAGCAGGTAAAACAGGAGCTGTATCAACGTAATATCTACGCCATGTCCATCACCAACATTCTTGGTGCAGGGCGGCAGAAAGGTTATGTAGAGATGTACCGAGGCATTGCTACCGAGGTAAATTTGCTCAAAAAAATTCGACTGGAGCTTGCTGTTCCTGATGAAACAGTAAAAACGGCAATTGAAGCCATTATGACCGGAGCCCGCACTGGCAAAGAAGGTGATGGCGTGGTTTTTGTTCTTGATGTTGCTGAAAATTACCGCATCAGGACAGGAGAAAGCATGTAG
- a CDS encoding substrate-binding domain-containing protein: METTGKGRRDFLKSLALGAAGAAMLTPQTANAAEGGTVQVWSCGGLAEAMMPAHEAYQQQSGVKIIYTGAFAAALGKSLLTGGGQTEVFAGRVLALAQNLRKAGKMLNFRPLCFTSYVIAVPKGNPAKINDIEDLTRPGVRVSMARDASAPGGQAVMGILKAADITPKVLANVPEQGSCVQRSVESVADGKADAMIVERRITRMARFADRLDLVEIPERFFPAGPLTFTVGMMANATDPAKASAYMDWITSAQGQAFFETAGFIPAISPKGMELVEKLGVKDVA, from the coding sequence ATGGAAACTACCGGAAAAGGACGGCGTGATTTTCTCAAATCGCTGGCGCTGGGGGCAGCGGGCGCTGCCATGCTGACGCCGCAAACCGCCAATGCGGCGGAGGGCGGCACCGTGCAGGTGTGGTCGTGCGGCGGGCTTGCCGAGGCCATGATGCCTGCGCATGAGGCCTATCAGCAGCAATCGGGCGTCAAGATTATCTACACCGGGGCCTTTGCCGCGGCCTTGGGCAAATCCCTGCTGACTGGCGGCGGGCAGACGGAGGTCTTTGCCGGGCGTGTCCTGGCTCTGGCCCAGAATCTGCGCAAGGCTGGCAAGATGCTCAATTTTAGGCCTTTGTGTTTTACCAGCTACGTCATTGCAGTCCCCAAGGGCAATCCCGCAAAAATCAACGATATTGAAGACCTGACCCGTCCCGGCGTGCGGGTTTCCATGGCGCGGGATGCCTCTGCCCCCGGCGGGCAGGCGGTTATGGGCATTCTCAAGGCTGCGGACATAACCCCCAAGGTGCTTGCCAACGTGCCCGAACAGGGCAGCTGTGTGCAGCGTTCTGTGGAAAGCGTTGCCGATGGCAAGGCTGATGCCATGATTGTGGAGCGGCGCATCACCCGCATGGCGCGTTTTGCCGATCGGCTGGATCTGGTGGAAATTCCCGAACGGTTTTTCCCCGCCGGGCCGTTGACCTTTACCGTGGGCATGATGGCAAACGCGACTGATCCGGCAAAGGCCTCAGCCTATATGGACTGGATTACCAGTGCGCAGGGGCAGGCTTTTTTTGAAACTGCGGGCTTCATCCCTGCCATTTCGCCCAAGGGCATGGAACTTGTGGAAAAGCTGGGGGTAAAGGATGTTGCATGA
- the rpoZ gene encoding DNA-directed RNA polymerase subunit omega, with protein sequence MARITVEDCQQRVDNRFLLVQMAIKRVHQYREGYEPLVESRNKEAVTALREIAAGKVLPDDDSLYNPLPGHNAAAAEE encoded by the coding sequence ATGGCCCGAATTACCGTGGAAGATTGTCAGCAGCGCGTGGACAACCGTTTTCTGCTGGTGCAGATGGCTATCAAGCGTGTGCATCAGTACCGCGAAGGCTATGAACCGCTGGTAGAATCTCGCAACAAAGAGGCCGTAACCGCCCTGCGCGAAATTGCCGCTGGAAAGGTTCTGCCTGATGACGACAGCCTTTACAACCCCCTGCCCGGCCATAACGCGGCCGCCGCAGAGGAATAG
- a CDS encoding ammonium transporter: MKGSRDIGRLLALCSMAGLCFMLPESAHAAEEAAVEYMPQAYGNTLWTLLGGILVMFMQAGFALVECGLTRAKNAGNIIMKNVLDFAMGAPLFFAVGFGLMFGSSSGGLIGSSLFFLGSGDASTPDGMWNLTFWFFQAMFCATSATIVSGSIAERTKFSSYLLCSALVSAVIYPISGHWAWNSLLSGNAGGWLGNMGFIDFAGSSVVHSVGGWIALAGAIVVGPRLGKYDKNGVARAIPGHNLPMAATGVFILWFAWFGFNCGSTTIADGTIGYIAVNTCLAACTGTLGAMFTIWAKTGKPDPSMTLNGCLGGLVAITAGCFEVSPVGSLIIGFLAGILVVCSVLFIDQKLKIDDPVGAVSVHGVCGAFGTLMVGLFAAPGYGTTTGLLYGGDVSVLLVQALGVAVFFAWAFGMGFIMFKLISVVFGMRVSPEEEMKGLDITEHKADAYSGFQIFSNE; encoded by the coding sequence ATGAAGGGTTCGCGCGACATTGGGCGGCTATTGGCGCTTTGCAGCATGGCCGGACTGTGCTTCATGCTGCCGGAATCGGCGCATGCAGCTGAGGAAGCAGCGGTCGAGTACATGCCTCAGGCGTATGGAAATACCCTGTGGACACTGCTGGGGGGCATTCTGGTCATGTTCATGCAGGCTGGCTTTGCGCTGGTCGAATGCGGACTCACCAGAGCCAAGAATGCTGGCAACATCATTATGAAGAATGTGCTGGACTTTGCCATGGGGGCGCCGCTGTTTTTTGCGGTAGGTTTTGGGCTCATGTTTGGCAGCTCCAGCGGCGGCCTGATCGGCAGTTCTCTGTTTTTTCTTGGCAGTGGCGATGCATCAACCCCTGACGGCATGTGGAATCTGACATTCTGGTTCTTTCAGGCCATGTTTTGCGCCACTTCTGCCACAATTGTATCCGGTTCCATTGCGGAACGCACAAAATTCAGCTCGTATCTGTTGTGCAGCGCCCTTGTATCGGCGGTTATCTATCCCATCAGCGGGCACTGGGCCTGGAATTCCCTGTTGAGCGGCAATGCCGGGGGCTGGCTGGGCAATATGGGTTTTATTGATTTTGCAGGTTCTTCTGTTGTTCACTCTGTGGGCGGCTGGATCGCCCTTGCCGGAGCCATCGTGGTTGGCCCGCGCCTTGGTAAGTACGACAAAAATGGAGTGGCCCGCGCCATACCCGGCCACAACCTGCCGATGGCAGCCACGGGCGTGTTCATTTTGTGGTTCGCTTGGTTTGGTTTCAACTGCGGCTCCACCACTATTGCTGACGGCACCATTGGCTATATCGCGGTAAATACCTGCCTTGCGGCCTGCACCGGCACACTGGGCGCCATGTTTACCATCTGGGCCAAAACAGGCAAGCCTGATCCTTCCATGACGCTTAACGGCTGCCTTGGCGGACTTGTGGCCATCACGGCAGGCTGCTTTGAGGTGTCCCCCGTTGGTTCGCTTATCATAGGCTTTCTGGCTGGCATCCTCGTGGTTTGCTCTGTGCTGTTTATCGACCAGAAGCTCAAGATTGACGATCCTGTCGGCGCTGTGTCCGTACACGGTGTGTGCGGTGCGTTCGGCACGCTCATGGTCGGTTTGTTTGCCGCGCCCGGCTACGGCACAACAACGGGCCTGCTTTATGGCGGTGACGTGAGCGTGCTCCTGGTGCAGGCCCTTGGCGTCGCGGTATTCTTCGCCTGGGCTTTTGGCATGGGATTCATCATGTTCAAGCTCATTTCGGTTGTCTTCGGTATGCGCGTCAGCCCCGAAGAAGAGATGAAAGGACTTGATATCACCGAACATAAGGCCGACGCCTATAGCGGCTTCCAGATTTTTTCCAACGAATAG
- the flgL gene encoding flagellar hook-associated protein FlgL yields MAIRVTQNTMYDKMTSQMQKSLAAYMESNEQGSSQKKINRPSDDPAGTYRVLVTRNDISATTQYQSNVDTAKGWLSLADNVLGTQLSNSLTSLKALAEQAATGTYSAENRKQIADQARQIFGQMLNLSNTQYEGNSIFAGQRYDRNAFEEGLALTSADTNWDTAIQAGGYTIQGASSKSMMIQFTSTGTLDGGAQTFRWSNDGGTTWSTGTTAGRTLTANGVTVTMKNDMAVTAADISAGAGSKNGTLVYIRPTAVYQGDDNDPPPTMTVMGGPANLTTSASGSFGGNVLLRMDNNANLSLTGSTVNYSYSTDSGSTWVAATATTDGSNKLRLLVPSGYVDMDATTVAGNTVNAGTQILVHPDRADLNLEIMKGSYISVNNVGKDIFGGYYEGKPALPGSTNLFDMVGEFVSYCENNNQEGCQQTLAKIATVQQNVLTQTARIGGLENRVSTASDMLSFQKLDQQERLSYTEDIDLTELLTKLTRQQLTYQTVLQSSSKIMQMSLASYL; encoded by the coding sequence ATGGCTATACGCGTTACGCAAAACACCATGTATGACAAAATGACGAGCCAGATGCAGAAAAGCCTGGCTGCCTACATGGAAAGCAACGAGCAAGGCTCTTCGCAAAAAAAGATCAACAGGCCATCGGATGATCCTGCTGGCACATACCGCGTGCTGGTGACCCGCAACGACATCAGCGCCACCACGCAGTATCAGAGCAATGTGGATACGGCCAAGGGCTGGCTGTCGCTGGCCGACAACGTGCTCGGCACTCAGCTCAGCAACTCTCTGACAAGCCTTAAGGCCCTGGCTGAACAAGCCGCTACCGGTACCTATTCGGCAGAGAACCGCAAACAGATCGCGGATCAGGCCCGGCAGATATTTGGCCAGATGCTCAACCTTTCCAACACCCAGTATGAGGGCAACAGCATTTTTGCCGGTCAGCGCTATGACCGCAACGCCTTTGAGGAAGGCTTGGCCCTGACCAGCGCCGATACCAACTGGGACACGGCCATTCAGGCCGGAGGCTACACGATTCAGGGCGCGTCCAGCAAATCCATGATGATCCAGTTTACCAGCACCGGGACGCTTGATGGCGGGGCGCAGACTTTTCGCTGGTCAAATGATGGCGGCACAACCTGGAGCACTGGCACTACGGCTGGCAGAACACTGACTGCCAACGGTGTAACCGTCACCATGAAGAATGATATGGCAGTTACCGCAGCTGATATAAGCGCCGGGGCAGGATCAAAAAACGGCACGCTGGTGTACATCCGTCCTACGGCCGTCTATCAGGGTGACGACAATGATCCGCCGCCGACAATGACTGTTATGGGCGGGCCCGCCAATCTGACGACATCCGCCTCCGGATCTTTTGGCGGCAACGTGCTGTTGCGTATGGACAACAACGCCAACCTTTCCTTGACGGGCAGCACGGTCAACTATTCGTACAGCACAGACAGCGGATCAACCTGGGTAGCGGCAACGGCCACCACTGATGGTTCAAACAAGCTTCGACTGCTCGTGCCAAGCGGATATGTGGATATGGATGCCACAACGGTAGCTGGCAACACCGTAAACGCCGGCACGCAGATTCTTGTGCACCCTGACCGCGCCGATCTGAACCTTGAAATAATGAAGGGTTCGTATATTTCGGTAAACAACGTCGGCAAGGATATCTTTGGCGGATACTACGAAGGCAAGCCAGCCCTGCCGGGTTCGACAAACCTGTTTGACATGGTGGGAGAATTCGTCAGCTATTGCGAAAATAACAATCAGGAAGGCTGCCAGCAGACGCTCGCAAAAATTGCCACTGTGCAGCAGAATGTGCTCACCCAGACAGCCCGCATTGGCGGGCTTGAAAACCGGGTGTCAACTGCCAGCGATATGCTCAGCTTTCAAAAGCTAGACCAGCAGGAACGATTGAGCTATACTGAAGATATAGACCTGACCGAGTTGCTGACAAAGCTGACCCGGCAACAGTTGACGTATCAGACAGTGCTTCAGTCTTCTTCAAAGATAATGCAGATGAGCCTGGCCAGTTATCTCTGA
- the fliW gene encoding flagellar assembly protein FliW, whose translation MARNKEIEIDTRLGRRCIDTDKVVHFPRGLAGFENERDFILLQIRPEAPLLILQSVNTPVVGLLVADPYSFFDKSYAPQVGDAERQLLHIEGLEQAAVLVTVSIPAGAPEQAALNLTGPIVINYEARVGLQVPQCGEGLQQVNLHSLKPVEEAQDAETTPADGANPQECCCAKATPTE comes from the coding sequence ATGGCACGAAACAAAGAAATAGAAATCGACACCCGTCTTGGACGCCGTTGTATCGATACGGATAAGGTTGTGCACTTTCCCCGTGGGCTGGCCGGGTTTGAAAACGAACGGGATTTTATCCTGCTTCAGATCCGGCCTGAAGCGCCCTTGCTTATTTTGCAGAGCGTGAATACCCCGGTAGTGGGCCTGCTGGTGGCCGATCCATACAGTTTTTTTGACAAATCCTACGCACCCCAGGTGGGAGATGCCGAAAGGCAATTGCTCCATATCGAGGGCCTTGAGCAGGCAGCCGTGCTGGTGACGGTTTCCATTCCTGCGGGCGCGCCCGAGCAGGCCGCGCTTAATCTCACCGGCCCCATTGTCATCAACTACGAGGCCCGCGTGGGTTTGCAGGTGCCGCAGTGCGGCGAAGGATTGCAGCAGGTGAACCTGCACTCGCTCAAACCTGTGGAAGAAGCACAGGATGCAGAAACTACGCCTGCTGATGGTGCCAACCCTCAGGAATGTTGCTGCGCCAAGGCCACACCCACGGAATAA
- a CDS encoding YnfA family protein — MIKTFALFVATALAEITGCYLPWLWLRKGGSAWLLVPACLSLAVFAWLLTLHPAASGRVYAAYGCVYVVTALLWLRMVDGVPLASTDILGGAVALVGMGIIVSGWGTAA; from the coding sequence ATGATCAAGACGTTCGCGCTTTTTGTGGCAACGGCTCTGGCGGAGATAACGGGGTGCTACCTTCCCTGGTTGTGGCTGCGCAAAGGCGGTTCTGCCTGGCTGCTGGTGCCCGCCTGCCTGAGCCTTGCGGTGTTTGCATGGTTGCTGACCCTGCACCCCGCAGCCAGTGGCAGAGTATACGCCGCCTATGGCTGCGTATATGTGGTTACAGCCCTTTTGTGGCTGCGCATGGTAGACGGTGTACCGCTGGCCAGCACAGATATCTTGGGCGGTGCGGTGGCTCTGGTGGGTATGGGCATTATTGTTTCCGGCTGGGGAACCGCTGCTTAG
- the csrA gene encoding carbon storage regulator CsrA, with translation MLILTRRPGESLYLGENIRITILGMQGKQVKLGLEVPDDTTIYREEVYKRVVEENRRALETSNNDLMVAAELWHETKK, from the coding sequence ATGCTCATATTGACGCGACGCCCAGGAGAAAGCCTATATCTGGGCGAGAATATACGCATAACTATCCTGGGCATGCAGGGTAAACAGGTCAAACTGGGCCTGGAAGTACCCGATGACACCACGATATACCGTGAAGAAGTGTACAAGCGGGTTGTTGAGGAAAACCGGCGCGCCCTTGAAACCAGTAATAACGACCTCATGGTGGCTGCTGAACTATGGCACGAAACAAAGAAATAG
- the dnaJ gene encoding molecular chaperone DnaJ codes for MELDYYEVLGVSRSAEDDEIKRAYRKLALKYHPDHNPDNAEAEQKFKEAAEAYDVLRDPEKRARYDRFGRAGVQGGTGGFGSNDDIFAHFSDIFGDLFGFSTAARGPRPMAGADLRYNLTISFAQAAKGDEISISLPKHVTCSECNGSGAAPGSKAETCRQCGGSGQVRRSQGFFQISMPCPSCQGTGRVITKPCPKCKGEGITTDTRELVVRVPAGVDSGTRLRVRGEGEPGVHGGPAGDLYVVLTVEQDKRWQRQGQDLIYALEISFVQAALGHRAEVPGLDGNLPLEIPKGIQSGTLLRVSGEGMPYPGRRSRGDLLVEVKVLTPTRLSAKQEELLREFEAAAEKSPLEKVKKAAKKISKAMGID; via the coding sequence ATGGAGCTCGATTACTACGAAGTGCTGGGCGTAAGCCGCAGCGCCGAAGATGACGAAATAAAACGGGCCTACCGTAAGCTGGCCTTGAAGTATCACCCGGACCACAACCCCGACAATGCCGAGGCCGAACAAAAGTTCAAGGAAGCCGCCGAAGCGTATGACGTGCTGCGCGACCCTGAAAAACGCGCGCGCTATGATCGTTTTGGGCGCGCTGGCGTTCAGGGCGGCACGGGTGGTTTTGGCAGCAACGATGATATTTTTGCGCATTTCAGCGATATCTTCGGCGATCTTTTTGGCTTTTCTACCGCTGCGCGCGGCCCCAGGCCCATGGCCGGGGCTGATTTGCGCTACAACCTGACCATCTCCTTTGCCCAGGCCGCCAAGGGCGACGAAATCAGCATCTCCCTGCCCAAGCACGTTACCTGCTCCGAATGCAATGGCAGCGGCGCGGCCCCCGGCAGCAAGGCGGAAACATGCCGCCAGTGCGGCGGCAGCGGTCAGGTGCGCCGCTCGCAAGGATTTTTCCAGATATCCATGCCCTGCCCCTCCTGTCAGGGTACGGGACGCGTCATCACCAAACCCTGCCCCAAGTGCAAGGGCGAGGGCATCACCACAGACACCCGCGAACTTGTGGTGCGTGTGCCTGCCGGTGTGGACAGCGGCACCCGCCTGCGCGTTCGCGGCGAAGGTGAACCCGGTGTCCACGGCGGCCCGGCTGGTGATCTCTATGTTGTGCTCACCGTTGAGCAGGACAAGCGCTGGCAGCGTCAGGGACAAGACCTTATTTACGCCCTCGAGATCAGCTTTGTGCAGGCGGCCCTGGGCCATCGGGCGGAAGTTCCCGGCCTTGACGGCAATCTGCCGCTGGAAATCCCCAAGGGTATTCAGAGCGGCACCCTGCTGCGCGTTTCCGGAGAGGGCATGCCCTACCCCGGACGCCGCTCGCGCGGCGATCTGCTGGTAGAGGTGAAAGTGCTTACGCCCACCCGCCTTTCTGCCAAGCAGGAAGAACTGCTGCGCGAATTTGAGGCAGCGGCGGAAAAAAGCCCGCTGGAAAAGGTCAAAAAGGCCGCAAAAAAAATCAGCAAGGCCATGGGCATCGACTAA
- a CDS encoding M23 family metallopeptidase, whose product MLFGKYHIVIFTEGRSGSRNLRMRGWFGFIACVLVLALVACNVWLLRSWLETRHLGDDLRNADKTIEEQRRQLVNLVERISVVGRDLERVQSFDSKLRIMMNMEKDPTEAGSIGDRPGDFSRTYLPLHRQELAARKMLEFLTRLSESVRLEEVRQQDLLLALRENRDALSSMPTIWPVVGFVSSSFGWRSAPFGGRGQFHKGLDITNRIGTPIMAPAQGMVTLSGRDGAYGFSVEINHGSGIVTKYGHMQRCAVQEGQWVKRGEIVGYVGMSGRTTGPHLHYEVRLNGVPVDPMRYILE is encoded by the coding sequence ATGCTGTTCGGCAAATATCACATAGTCATCTTCACTGAAGGTCGTAGCGGCAGCCGCAACCTGCGTATGCGCGGCTGGTTTGGCTTTATTGCCTGCGTGCTGGTGCTGGCCCTTGTGGCCTGCAATGTCTGGCTGCTGCGCAGTTGGCTTGAAACCCGGCATCTGGGCGACGACCTGCGAAATGCAGACAAAACCATTGAAGAACAGCGCCGCCAGCTTGTGAATCTGGTTGAGCGCATCTCAGTTGTGGGGCGTGATCTGGAGCGGGTGCAGAGCTTTGACTCCAAGCTGCGCATCATGATGAATATGGAGAAAGATCCCACGGAGGCCGGTTCCATCGGCGACAGGCCGGGGGATTTTTCGCGTACATATCTGCCCTTGCACCGACAGGAACTTGCCGCCCGCAAGATGCTCGAGTTCCTTACCCGACTCTCTGAATCCGTGCGGCTTGAAGAAGTGCGCCAGCAGGACTTGCTGCTGGCCCTGCGTGAAAACCGCGATGCCCTTTCTTCCATGCCGACCATCTGGCCTGTGGTGGGTTTTGTTTCTTCCAGTTTTGGCTGGCGCTCGGCACCCTTTGGCGGGCGGGGGCAGTTCCACAAGGGCCTGGACATCACCAACCGCATAGGCACGCCCATCATGGCTCCAGCTCAGGGTATGGTGACGCTCTCGGGGCGCGATGGCGCGTATGGCTTCAGTGTTGAAATCAACCATGGCAGCGGTATTGTCACCAAATACGGGCACATGCAGCGTTGCGCCGTGCAGGAAGGGCAGTGGGTCAAGCGCGGCGAAATCGTGGGCTATGTGGGCATGAGTGGCCGCACCACCGGGCCGCACCTGCACTACGAAGTGCGCCTTAACGGTGTGCCGGTTGACCCCATGCGCTATATTCTGGAGTAG
- a CDS encoding tRNA lysidine(34) synthetase, translating to MSREKRSFAQETCVKSAGKAMQKTGMLWPGCRVAVAVSGGVDSFVLLQSLKIRQGIVPFHFEIMAIHLNPGFDEQSHAALLPWLAKRGIPGHIEMTTYGPDAHSEKNLRRSACFRCSWLRRKRLFELCAQYGVTHLALGHNADDLVQTFFMNLSRNGRVDGMSMNESFFGGGLQLIRPLLLVEKKFILKAAKQWELPIWANACPSAGNTARSSMGETLEHLYRVSKDSRRCIFNGLTRWQLEKNSAAEALGDEQSLPDADERDGVAD from the coding sequence ATGAGCAGAGAAAAAAGATCATTCGCGCAGGAAACCTGTGTTAAAAGCGCGGGCAAGGCCATGCAGAAAACAGGCATGCTGTGGCCTGGATGCAGGGTGGCTGTTGCCGTTTCTGGCGGCGTGGACAGCTTTGTGCTGCTGCAAAGCCTTAAAATTCGTCAAGGAATCGTACCTTTTCACTTTGAAATCATGGCTATCCACCTCAACCCCGGCTTTGACGAGCAGAGCCACGCGGCTCTTTTGCCCTGGCTGGCCAAGCGGGGCATACCCGGCCACATTGAAATGACAACCTACGGCCCGGACGCGCATTCAGAAAAAAATCTGCGCAGGTCGGCCTGTTTCCGCTGCTCGTGGCTGCGGCGCAAGCGCCTGTTTGAGCTGTGCGCCCAGTATGGCGTGACCCACCTCGCGCTTGGGCACAATGCGGACGACCTGGTGCAGACGTTCTTCATGAATCTGAGCCGCAATGGGCGCGTGGACGGCATGAGCATGAATGAGTCCTTTTTTGGAGGCGGGCTGCAATTGATACGCCCGCTGCTGCTTGTGGAGAAAAAGTTTATCCTCAAGGCCGCCAAGCAGTGGGAGCTGCCCATCTGGGCCAATGCCTGCCCCTCGGCGGGTAATACCGCCCGCAGCTCAATGGGGGAAACGCTGGAACACCTGTATAGGGTATCCAAAGATTCGCGCCGGTGCATTTTTAATGGTCTGACCCGCTGGCAGCTCGAAAAGAACAGTGCGGCTGAGGCCTTGGGCGATGAGCAGTCCCTGCCGGACGCGGACGAGCGTGACGGCGTTGCGGATTGA
- the gatA gene encoding Asp-tRNA(Asn)/Glu-tRNA(Gln) amidotransferase subunit GatA, which produces MTEICSLSLTQAAQALQKKELSAVDAVTACLARMDATEPRIAAMLTVDREGALAAAAALDKEGPNPAKPLWGVPVTVKDALSTKGLRTTAGSRILENYTPFYDAFAVQQLREAGAVILGKNNMDEFAMGSTTENSSYQTTRNPRDVNRVPGGSSGGSAASVTAGQCFASLGTDTGGSIRQPASLCGCVGLKPTYGRVSRYGVIAYGSSLDQVGPLTRSVEDCARVLGVIAGHDQRDGTCAPRPVDDYVAALNSKPLKGTRLGIPKEFFGEGLAPEVRAVCQNAMSIAQAQGAELVEVSLPHTDAAIATYYIIAMAEASSNLARFDGVRYGRRAADIKNLEDLYVRSRTEGFGQEVKRRIMLGAYVLSSGYYDAYYRKAAQVRRLIRDEYLAALDKCDALWAPVSPVPAWNVGSLTADPLQMYLMDAYTLSLNLAGLPGLSMPVGVGAESGLPVGMQLFGKAFAEGELLSLGHALEQVLPGVGTAKL; this is translated from the coding sequence ATGACCGAAATTTGTTCCCTCTCGCTCACACAAGCGGCTCAGGCCCTGCAAAAAAAGGAACTGAGCGCAGTTGACGCCGTTACGGCCTGCCTTGCGCGCATGGACGCCACAGAACCGCGCATAGCGGCCATGCTGACCGTGGACAGGGAAGGGGCGCTTGCCGCTGCCGCCGCCCTGGACAAGGAAGGCCCCAATCCGGCCAAGCCCCTGTGGGGTGTGCCGGTAACGGTCAAGGACGCCCTCTCCACCAAGGGGCTGCGCACAACTGCCGGTTCGCGCATTCTCGAAAATTACACTCCCTTTTATGACGCCTTTGCCGTGCAGCAACTGCGCGAGGCCGGGGCCGTTATTCTGGGCAAGAACAACATGGACGAGTTCGCCATGGGTTCCACCACGGAAAACTCCTCCTACCAGACCACCCGCAACCCGCGCGATGTAAACCGCGTTCCCGGCGGCTCCAGCGGCGGCTCGGCCGCTTCCGTCACTGCCGGGCAATGCTTTGCTTCTCTGGGTACGGATACCGGCGGCTCCATCCGTCAGCCCGCCTCCCTGTGCGGCTGCGTGGGCCTCAAGCCCACCTACGGCCGCGTGTCGCGCTACGGCGTCATCGCCTACGGCTCGTCACTGGATCAGGTTGGCCCGCTGACCCGCAGCGTGGAAGACTGCGCCCGCGTGCTCGGCGTTATCGCAGGGCATGACCAGCGTGACGGCACCTGCGCCCCGCGCCCGGTGGACGACTATGTGGCCGCACTGAACAGCAAGCCCCTCAAGGGCACACGGCTGGGCATACCCAAGGAATTTTTTGGTGAAGGTCTGGCCCCTGAAGTGCGCGCCGTATGCCAGAACGCCATGAGCATTGCTCAGGCCCAGGGTGCGGAACTGGTGGAAGTGAGCCTGCCGCATACCGATGCGGCCATCGCCACCTACTATATCATCGCCATGGCCGAGGCCAGTTCCAACCTGGCCCGCTTTGACGGCGTTCGCTATGGCCGCCGCGCTGCGGATATAAAGAATCTTGAAGACCTGTACGTGCGCTCGCGCACCGAGGGCTTCGGGCAGGAAGTCAAGCGCCGCATCATGCTGGGAGCCTATGTGCTTTCCTCCGGCTATTACGATGCGTATTACCGCAAGGCCGCGCAGGTGCGCCGCCTCATCCGCGATGAATACCTCGCAGCCCTTGATAAATGCGACGCCCTGTGGGCTCCGGTTTCGCCCGTTCCTGCGTGGAATGTGGGCAGTCTGACCGCCGATCCGCTCCAGATGTACCTCATGGATGCCTACACTCTTTCGCTCAATCTGGCGGGTTTGCCGGGGCTTTCCATGCCCGTGGGTGTTGGCGCCGAGAGCGGGTTGCCCGTGGGCATGCAGCTGTTTGGCAAGGCCTTTGCCGAGGGCGAGTTGCTTTCTCTTGGGCATGCCCTGGAGCAGGTATTGCCGGGGGTTGGAACGGCGAAGTTGTAG